A window of Pomacea canaliculata isolate SZHN2017 linkage group LG3, ASM307304v1, whole genome shotgun sequence contains these coding sequences:
- the LOC112560607 gene encoding uncharacterized protein LOC112560607 → MTSLPELVLLVTCGAIMASGQHSEQPRHVTKPLVQYTTLTCNVPLGYREKNILSLEIFRRTESGYLRSLVNKARDQYFPELVLGDVPTLFNATGQVIEHDASSSFLNASFVLDDDTHGQYICMITFKYITGNKKETESLDIFIGEPSTIKENIISIGFSGYFTPAFREQWTWYLPHLPLQKLELKEDILQNSATKDSKPCWIICIQEGKPCDVHPDVLAHNLSYFYDSNKKEHIIKMDVCIINGSSCRSVKYTANVEIEKDLKLVEALVFLNSNTDPSKKVIGTESNIKENTTTHNGSFGMS, encoded by the coding sequence ATGACATCACTTCCTGAACTTGTGTTATTAGTGACGTGTGGAGCTATCATGGCGTCTGGTCAACATTCAGAGCAGCCGAGACACGTGACAAAGCCTCTTGTGCAATATACAACGCTGACCTGCAACGTCCCACTCGGGTATCGAGAGAAAAACATTCTTAGTCTTGAAATTTTCCGACGAACAGAAAGCGGGTATCTCCGCAGTCTGGTCAATAAGGCACGTGACCAATATTTTCCAGAACTTGTTTTGGGAGACGTCCCCACCCTGTTCAATGCTACAGGACAAGTTATTGAACATGATGCTTCCagttcatttttaaatgctaGCTTTGTTTTGGATGACGACACACATGGACAGTATATATGCATGATCACGTTCAAATACATTACTgggaataaaaaggaaacagaatcCCTAGACATTTTTATTGGAGAGCCATCAACAATCAAGGAAAATATAATCTCTATCGGATTCTCGGGGTACTTTACTCCTGCTTTTAGAGAGCAGTGGACTTGGTATCTACCCCATCTACCTTTGCAAAAACTTGAGCTTAAAGAAGACATATTACAGAATTCTGCAACGAAAGATTCCAAGCCTTGCTGGATAATTTGCATACAAGAAGGGAAGCCTTGTGATGTTCATCCTGATGTACTGGCTCATAATTTGTCTTACTTTTATGACAGTAATAAGAAGGAACACATAATTAAGATGGATGTGTGCATCATCAATGGCTCTAGTTGCCGCAGTGTTAAATATACAGCTAATGTGGAAATCGAAAAAGACCTTAAACTTGTTGAAGCCTTAGTCTTCTTAAATTCTAACACTGATCCATCAAAGAAAGTGATCGGTACTGAGAGTAACATCAAAGAAAATACTACCACACACAATGGCAGTTTCGGCATGTCCTGA
- the LOC112558677 gene encoding uncharacterized protein LOC112558677 yields MLTQDQSDVHQNLSDHLLVKTNSVVPQNQSDPLLVKNSVRPLNQSDHLLVKTNSVGPQIQSDHLLVKSSVVHQNLSDPLLGKTNSVGPQNQSDHLLVKTNSVGPLNQSDPLLVKNSVGPQNQSDPLLVKTNSVGHQIQSDHLLVKTNSVGPQDQSDHLLVKSSVVHQNLSDHLLVKTNSVGPQNQSDPLLVKTNSVGPQIQSDHLLVRTNSVGPQDQSDHLLVKSSVVHQNLSDHLLVKTNSVGPQDQSDHLLVKSSVVHQNLSDHLLVKTNSVGPQDQSDHLLVKSSVVRQNLADLFLLKNYCADPLLIKNLPVDPVVKNAFVH; encoded by the coding sequence ATGTTAACCCAAGATCAGTCTGATGTGCACCAGAACCTATCTGATCACCTGCTGGTGAAAACGAATTCTGTTGTACCTCAGAACCAATCTGACCCCTTGTTGGTGAAGAATTCTGTTCGTCCCCTGAACCAATCTGACCACCTGCTGGTGAAGACGAATTCTGTTGGACCCCAGATCCAGTCTGACCACCTGTTGGTGAAGAGTTCTGTTGTGCACCAGAACCTCTCTGATCCCCTTCTGGGGAAGACAAATTCTGTTGGACCCCAGAACCAATCTGACCACCTGCTGGTGAAGACGAATTCTGTTGGACCCCTGAACCAATCTGACCCCCTGCTGGTGAAGAATTCTGTTGGACCCCAGAACCAATCTGACCCCCTGCTGGTGAAGACGAATTCTGTTGGACACCAGATCCAGTCTGACCACCTGCTGGTGAAGACGAATTCTGTTGGACCCCAGGACCAATCTGACCATCTGTTGGTGAAGAGTTCTGTTGTGCACCAGAACCTCTCTGATCACCTGCTGGTGAAGACGAATTCTGTTGGACCCCAGAACCAATCTGACCCCCTGCTGGTGAAGACGAATTCTGTTGGACCCCAGATCCAGTCTGACCACCTGCTGGTGAGAACGAATTCTGTTGGACCCCAGGACCAATCTGACCATCTGTTGGTGAAGAGTTCTGTTGTGCACCAGAACCTCTCTGACCACCTGCTGGTGAAGACGAATTCTGTTGGACCTCAGGACCAATCTGACCATCTGTTGGTGAAGAGTTCTGTTGTGCACCAGAACCTCTCTGACCACCTGCTGGTGAAGACGAATTCTGTTGGACCTCAGGACCAATCTGACCACCTGTTGGTGAAGAGTTCTGTTGTGCGCCAGAACCTCGCTGATCTCTTCCTGTTGAAGAACTATTGTGCTGATCCCCTACTGATAAAGAATCTTCCTGTTGACCCTGTAGTGAAGAACGCCTTTGTTCACTAa